The sequence AAATAGCAATAAATTGGCCATTTTCACAACATAAATTGACTTGTTGCAAAATATTTTTCGATTGTAGCGTGATGGATGCGTCACAAATATCGATAGCCATCAGAGTTTACCTTGTCGTTTATGTTTAAGCAGTAAACCTAAAAAGAAGGGGCCACCAATAAGCGACATAATAAGGCCAATAGGTAGTTCGGCAGGGCTCACAATCACTCGGCTTATGACATCGGCAATCATCAATAAACTTGCTCCGAATAACATTGACGCTGGTATCAATAATCGATGATCAGCGCCCACTAACATCCGCATCATATGAGGCACAACTAATCCTAAAAACCCAATCACACCGCTGATAGCAACGCAGCAACCAACGATTAAGCTAGTGAGCATAATAATCATGCGTTTGATGAATACTACATTGTGACCAATATGGGCGGCAACGGCCTCCCCCATAAGCAAACAGTTTAATGCATGCCGAAAATACAATAATCCAATGCTGGCAGGTATTATTAAGCAGGCGGCAATAGTAATTTGCTGCCAAGTTGTTTTTGCAACACTGCCCAAATTCCAGAATGTGAGATCGCGTAATTGGTTGTCGTCGGCTAAATAACTTAAAAAACCAATACCTGCAAAACATATGGCATTGATGGCTACACCTGCTAACAGCAGTAAGGCTGTATCAGTATGGCCATGATTGCTGGCAATTTGAAAGGCGACAAAAGTTGCCACTAAGCCACCTAAAAAGGCAAAGGCTGGCAACAAGAAAGGCCCAGCTAGATTATATTGACTAAATAACGTAGGCCCCACGACAATAACAAAAATAGCCCCTAAGGCTGCACCACTGGATACACCAATTAGTGAGGGGTCAGCCAGAGGGTTGCGAAACAAGCCCTGGGTGCAAACGCCTGCTACTGATAAGCCTAAACCAACTAAAACGGCGGTTAAGGTGCGTGGTAATCGCAGCTCTGTCATTACATATTCACTAAGACGGAGGTTTGCCTCTATCAATTGCTCGCTTATACGAGCGTCAATAATGGCAATAAAATCCTGCCATGATATAGATACTGCACCCACCAATAGTGAAGCAATGACGCTCGCTAAAATGGTGAGGCACAGCAGGATGAAGGTAAGGCTTAATTTCATAAATAGCTTCGAACAGGCTCGCTAGTATGCAGTGTCAACGATTTGCTTCACACCACTCGCTAGGCGCGGACCAAAGCCTAGTAAGTCTTCACTTTTACCGACTAAGATGCGATTGTTTTTATAAGCGCTGGTGAATGCAAATTGTTCTTTGATCTTCGCGTCAAAGGCATTGTGCTGCGAAATGATAATGACATCAGGGTCGATATTAATAACCGCTTCTTTCGATAACGGTTTATACGACTGAAAACTTGCGCCTGC comes from Pseudomonadales bacterium and encodes:
- a CDS encoding iron ABC transporter permease, which gives rise to MKLSLTFILLCLTILASVIASLLVGAVSISWQDFIAIIDARISEQLIEANLRLSEYVMTELRLPRTLTAVLVGLGLSVAGVCTQGLFRNPLADPSLIGVSSGAALGAIFVIVVGPTLFSQYNLAGPFLLPAFAFLGGLVATFVAFQIASNHGHTDTALLLLAGVAINAICFAGIGFLSYLADDNQLRDLTFWNLGSVAKTTWQQITIAACLIIPASIGLLYFRHALNCLLMGEAVAAHIGHNVVFIKRMIIMLTSLIVGCCVAISGVIGFLGLVVPHMMRMLVGADHRLLIPASMLFGASLLMIADVISRVIVSPAELPIGLIMSLIGGPFFLGLLLKHKRQGKL